attttgtattttttctaactatacaaatatGAACTCTTTACACATACTTGTCCCGCCATCACCTACCTCCTTGAAATCCTGCTTGCAATAAAAAATGAAGAGAGGTCACTCGGTGTCTGTGAGCGGGTGGACTGGCGTAACACTCCCTCCCCCCTGCTATTCAGCGGAAGGTCAGTAACACCTCGCATTAAAGTTTTTATGGCTAAATCAGCTCGTGCTGAATCCTCTCACCTATGTAAAGATCTCggatttgtatagttatgaaaaataaaaattacttctaaattttgtCATacagtattactatatatatatatatatatatatatatatatatatatatatatatatatatatatatttatatatatatatatatatatataaaaactcatgtcTGCTGCAATCTGTGGAGTATAAAAATATACCATGTTTCAATTTCATCTACTTCCAATTTCAGACACTGGAAAAGTAAAGAGACGGTTTTAGAGGAGCTTCATGAGAACATTTTAGAGAGAACAAGCCTCACGAAGATTGGTGTTGTAAGGGAGAAGCACAATTGTTCATATTGTTAAATGTAGGATTTCTCTGGAGAAAGAATGAAAAAGACTTTTAACTTGAAATTTGTGGTTGCTTAACTGCGATAGTATCTGAAGATGCTATGGGAGGTTCCTGCTGATTGAAAATCCTTTGGAATAAATGTGTGTTTCTTGTATATAAGAATAATATTGTCCAGTCTAtgaattatagaattttttttcaccATATCCATTGAAAAAGACTACATGTTTAAAATTCTAACGTGATATTTTTCATAGGTAAAAGTCAAAATGAAGGCTTGAGATTGTGGGTGAAGGTTTTATTACCTCAAAATTTGAACAAAATCATCTGACCAGCTTTATCAGAAAGTGTTTTGATATGATACTTAAATTGATTGATTCTCTTTAGATCTAAAATAAGTGTTTTTTGCTTATTGAAGGGAAGGGATGATTTTAACCTCTTTAATTAGGTTTTTTGTAGACTAGTAAAAATGTGACCTAGATATTTGATATTTAGAACTTGTATAATTTAACATATTCTTTGAAAACAGACATTAAACATTAAAATAGTAAtagaatatatacagtactgtataccatCAGTGGAAACAGTTGTAGGTACTGTAGACCAGAATCACCAAATATTATGAGTGAGGAAATCTTTGTTCCTGGGATGTGTGCCGCCCAAAATCCATTTGCTTGTCAGGAATGTGGAACAGAATTTGGTTTGAAAGCTGCCCTCTCCATGCACAGGAAAACCCACCACCAGAAGAAGAACTCGTGCCTTTGCCAATTTTGCGGGAAGGGCTATGCTACTAAACAGCATCTTGCCAAACATGTCAAATCCCATACCTGCAGAATATGCGGAAAAATGTGCTTTGAAGGTACTCTCACCGCTCACATGGGAACGCACGACCACAATGTGGGGAAGAAAGTCACTTGTGAAGTATGTGGGAAAACCGTGAGTGGGAAAAGGTTAGTTGGCCACGCAAAATGTAAGCCCTATTTTTGCGAGCATTGTGGTGAACGATTCCACTTCAAGGAAAGCCTGACCAAacacctcgaagaacatcagggGCCAGAGTGGTATTTTTGCGTTCATTGTGGGAAGCAGTATGACTTGAAAGAGTCCCTGGAAAAACACATCAAAactcatgaaagaaaaaaaacattcagcTGTAAGGAATGCGGAAAGAAATTCATTGACGAAAATTATTTTGCAAAACATATGAAATTCCATACAGGAGAAAAGCCTTTTTCCTGTCAAAAGTGCGGAGAGAAATTTGCCCTGAAGCGTTCGCTCACCAGCCACATGGCCGTGCATCACAAGGAAGAGCCGCTGGGTTGCCGAGAGTGTGGGAAGAGGTTTTGTCAAAATGTACACTCGGGAAGCCACAGTGGAGAGAATCAGTTTGTGTGTCTGCGGTGCGGAGAAGGGTTCAGTAACCAACGCTCCTTTACAACACATGCAAAAATTCATAGAAGAAATAAGTGGTTTACGTGTAATGACTGTGGGAGGCGCTTTGCTTCGAAATTAAATTTAGAGGTTCATTTGATGATCAAAGCTGGTGTACGCCGTAAAGGCTCTAAAGGCCGTAAAGGCATTGAATGTGGAAAGGAATTTGTTGGAGAATCTCGTCTAGATACTCCCGTCCAAATTCATGCAGCCGAAAAGTCATCGATTCTTGATGATGAAGTTGGTCTCTCGTTGAATAAGGAAAATGATACCAAAGACTTTAAAGTGGAAGATGTGATTATTGAAGACAGTGATACCATTTCTGTAAAATCAGAAGATGAAGGAGACGTATTCCCATTTCAGAACATAGAAGCAGTGTTTGTGAACGGATAAAGACATTGTACCATTTTTACTACTATTTATATGGGACCCTAAGATGCACATCCATCGTATAAACAGTTTTTGTATAGTCGGTTTGTATGATTTTTAGCAGATTAACCATGTTATtggaaaaagtaatatttctaagtaaactatttttattgagtaaattattattttttatccaaAGTCTATATTGAtggtgtactgtactgtacaaacaTTTGACCAATCAATTGTATGATCTAATTTCAAGCTGTGTTGCTACTAGTAGCACATTAAGATCGGGAGTTGTAATGTCTCTTTCGCCCACGTTTCCTACCccatcccttatccttcgagactaGGTTAACTCTATTCTGGTAAGGATAACCATGggttgttattaacacgtccctgatttatacatgatatctctcgggatcttcgctccggaggttagaactctgtgataaCCTCCAAGGTAAAATTTTtatggtatatcactcgcagaaatatcccaagtagaagctgtcaatgaggaacctccatcaggacaacatggctgtctcacccaaatatagattatTCCTATGTCAAactccatttgttccgtaactggaatacaaaccacgctatgtattaggggtattactttctgcgaagctgaaatgacgagccattaaaatttagcgagggttaactacccatactgctagttagggggggtgggggtggatagggcggtagcttgctaccactcccactcacacaccggtgatttagcccACTTTACTTTTGGGTCAGATGGAGAGCGGTTgtatccgctcttcctcctcgcctattctggactgccattaattttcgtcttttaacttactttttcttatatgtatatatatatatatgaaaacattctaaatatttatgtatactgtatatatatatatgtatagaaatgctGTAAGTTTCCTTTTAAGTGTTTGTGCtgtgcatgtgatatatatatgacaggttctcaagacacttgccgACCTctcccccccttgtccatcggtcttcccatcgGCATATAACCTACCATTGACTCGGACGTcgctgcaggggaatcgtcatcgtttggaccctccttgttcaactgttgtcttcgcctttccctcttcctacgggaaacatggaatACTGAGCGtagggagtgtggcctctcagagattgactacagtCTTTCTCTTCTCTAGATCGTTTACCTTTCATTggcctccgacagtgtactaacggggggggggg
This DNA window, taken from Palaemon carinicauda isolate YSFRI2023 chromosome 10, ASM3689809v2, whole genome shotgun sequence, encodes the following:
- the LOC137648882 gene encoding gastrula zinc finger protein XlCGF57.1-like isoform X2, with amino-acid sequence MSEEIFVPGMCAAQNPFACQECGTEFGLKAALSMHRKTHHQKKNSCLCQFCGKGYATKQHLAKHVKSHTCRICGKMCFEGTLTAHMGTHDHNVGKKVTCEVCGKTVSGKRLVGHAKCKPYFCEHCGERFHFKESLTKHLEEHQGPEWYFCVHCGKQYDLKESLEKHIKTHERKKTFSCKECGKKFIDENYFAKHMKFHTGEKPFSCQKCGEKFALKRSLTSHMAVHHKEEPLGCRECGKRFCQNVHSGSHSGENQFVCLRCGEGFSNQRSFTTHAKIHRRNKWFTCNDCGRRFASKLNLEVHLMIKAGVRRKGSKGRKGIECGKEFVGESRLDTPVQIHAAEKSSILDDEVGLSLNKENDTKDFKVEDVIIEDSDTISVKSEDEGDVFPFQNIEAVFVNG